TCCCACCATGTAGGACCATGCAGTATTctcagtagaggaacaaaaaaacTCCAGGTAAGCTCATGGATCAAAGAAGCTCTGCTTCCTGTTGACTTTAGCTCACCTGAGTGCGTTGACAGGCGGATTCTGGAGAGTAATCAAAGCGACAGACTCCGAAACACGCTTATATGCAGCCATCTTTCCGAATACCAGACACTGTCGCACTTGTTTCTGGTTTGTGGACTGAACTTTGTAACTTTAGTCCTGCTGCCAAGACTGCATCACCTTTATCACACTTTTGCggtccctcttcttcttcacttctTTTCTGAGTTGTTTATAGTGGGCGGTTTTGGGGGTAACGATTCCGGGCTTTAGCGCCCCCATCTGGCCTGGAGTTAGttagaaaaactaaatatgtcCATTTGTCCCTTTTTTCTGCGTATGCTTTTAATTTGCCTATTTTAGTGTAGTATCGTTTAATTCATAATAACGCGTCTTTGAGCACCAGTACAAGCTCAAAGAAAAtataatctattattattattattaatgctgatgatcattattattattattattattattattattattattattattattattattattaatgctgatgattattattattattattattattattattattattattattattattataaggcaatgctttttttaattacaaaaacatataaataaataattgtcaaaataattcaaacgAATGTTTCTTCACTATAAGTGTTGTACTTTTGCCAGCAGGAGACCATGAATTAGAgaggtgtttgttttggttgcaATACGCTGCATAATAGAGTTATTGAGTTTTTGTAAACAAGGAATATTCcccaaaatgattttttaaaaaaaaaggttgttattttaaaagaaattggCAGGGAATTCGTTCTTGCAATATATTTTCGGCGTTCACTTAATTTTTGTTGGACCCCCCTTATCTTTCAGCGGTTAAAGGCCTCCAGAAGATGGCAGTAACAACAAGTATTCCAGTTGCAGTTAAATCTCAAAGTAGTAGAAGAAGAGGCAGCGGTTGGCCATTTCTCATGTCTCCGGTGCTCTGACTGACACCGAGGAGAAGCAGCCGTCTCCAGGCTGACAGTGTGGGGACTGACACCGAGGAGAAGCAGCCGTCTCCAGGCTGACAGTGTGGGGAGGAATATGCGCTCACTTTTGGGACTACTCgctgttgttgctgcagccAGTGTGTACCTGTACTCTCTGTCCCTGTACCTTCCTGCGGCGCCACGGAGACCTCCAGCTGCCCGCAGTCACCATGAGGAGAACGGGCAGCCCGCTGACAGCTCCGAGGAGCCCAGCAGGTGACTGATAAAGGCTTAGTACCTTAGCCAGAGATGATAAAGTTATCTCTTAGTTATGTAATATAGGTCTTTATCTAGAAATGGTGTTTAACTGTAACGATAATATCAATACCGCTTATGTAAGCATGCTCCTATCTCACACTCAATATCATCATGCAGAGAAACACTCACTTTGTACGTGTATAGTTTATGTACTGTAAGATATAACTGTCTGCAGTGCTGGACTCTGTAAGATAACTGTTAATGGCTATAAACCCAATACACCTTAAGGCCAAAGTGTTAACTTCAGTCATCTGATATAGTATCAACAGTAATTCAGTGTAAAATTGGAAAAACAAGCACATATAAGCATTTATAAACTTGTCACCATTAGGTATACTATGTCAatagttaaatgtttttgattaccATAATATCCTTTGTTATATCTGTTCATGATTCCCAACACTGTTTGTTCCTGAAGGAAGTGCATGATGGGACTAACTTGGGAATGGATGTCCTTGCAGGTTGAAGTTCCCCTCAGACTTGGAGGAGCTGAGGGAACTGGCTGAGCTCCTGCAGTTTTACAAGACGGAGCACACTGGATATGTCCTGCTACTCTTCTGTAGTGCATATCTTTACAAGCAGTCCTTTGCCATTCCTGGATCTTCATTTCTGGTAAGGTAAAATGGTTTAAGGTGTTCTTTGTACTGATGCGGGATAACAAGGCAAAACCATGGATGTGGACATCTTACATGTCGaatgtctttcaaatgtttacacCAATTAAAGCAAGTCATTTGATCTTCATACGTGAGATGTAGTCACAGTatttattgacatgttttacagaaaaaatgattgatttaaGGCCAAtttggaaaattaaaatgtatggtAGGTGTGACACAAATGAAGTAGGCTTtaaggaaaaatgaaaaagctaGGCCCCTtctctaaacacacactgcagaggatAAAAAATATCCTGCAAGCTCAAACAATAAAAGGATGTCAGAATTCCCTTTTGTGTGCAGACTTTATTAGACTTGTGTGACAGCTTTTCTTCCCCAGTTACATTGATTCAACTCCCCTAACAGAGTTTGAGAGTACTTCTCTTCTTTTTGCAGGAAGAGATATGCAGTAAACTGTCTTGATGTGCATGTCTGTGAGGATCATTACACACTTTtatgatgtgtaataactctgGTCCTCTCCACTTGTCATTATGCAGAATATTTTAGCAGGAGCTATATTTGGACCCTATCAAGGACTTCTGCTTGCCTGTGTGCTCACTACTGTGGGCTCCACCATATGCTACCTCCTGTCCCAGGCCTTTGGAAAGCGCTACATCGCTAACCTCTTCCCTGATAAAGTCTCCATGCTGCAGAGGAAGGTAAATCTGTGACACCATGTAAACAACTTATTCAAGGCAACAACTATTGATTCACTTCCACTGTATGTTATAACGATAAACAAGTCTTTATGGTTTGCTTTCATTTAGACTATCACGTTTTATTTTCCTGACCCGAATGCTATGCTCACACGTTATCGTTCTGTGTATATAAATGTGCAACAGGAATATCTATTTTTGTTCCCCAAAATGGGCCAAATGTCATTTCgaacagcattttcttttaaatgacagTACTAGAAAGCAAGATGACATAACATTGACACCGAAAATATCTCGCAAAGCAACAAACACACTACTACTGTCCCTATATATTCTAAAATCTCTTTTACAATATTATCTTTTCTATCAGGTTGAGGAGAACAAGGACTGTTTGTTATTCTTTCTACTCTTCCTGCGATTTTTTCCCATGACTCCCAACTGGTTTTTGAACATGTCTGCTCCTATTGTCAACATCCCCAtcaccttcttcttctgctcagTCTTCATTGGTAAGAACACAAGGATCACAtaacatgaaaagaaaaggacCTCACATTCACCTAAACCCACACTTAAAGACTGCTTTAATGGTTGTTTGTATTAGTTTAGGCTAATTAATATGACTAATTGTAATCGTCCCCCTGTCAAATCATCCATTTCAACATGTGattgtgttattttgaagtAAAAGGGCTCACAACAAGGTCTTGACTCGATTTACATCACATTATAACTTGCCTTCAAATTTAAAGTATTGAACGTTTCTTCCAACACTGCTCATAAACCTTCATATGATGTCTAACTACAGTTTTCTTTCTGACCTGCCCTCTGTGTCTGTAGGCCTCCTGCCGTACAACTTCATCTGTGTCCAGACGGGCGTCATGCTGTCTGAGGTGGCGTCGCTGGACGACTTGTTCTCCTGGGAcaggctgctgcagctgctggccATCGCCTGCATGGCGCTGCTACCCGGCGCCCTCATCCGCCGCTTCAGTCAGAAACGTCTCAAACTTGACTTCCCATCACAGAACGGGCTCAACACGGAGAAGAAGGTCCAGTGATTTGTTCTTGGAGTTTTTTCCCTGGCTCTCTACCCCCAAGATTGAATGTAATCAAAGTGGGGACtcttcagaaaaaaactgcagaaaCGTGTAAAGGTTTCTTTTATCTTACCTGGAGCCACCTGAGGATGgagagctttaaaaaataaaataaaaatagaactGGCACATGGGGATTTGTAGCCAGGTATTTTGTTTAACCAAATCTTTGTGTTTCTATGCCCCAGCATCTTTGGGCACAGAATATGTATAAAGATATATGAATGTACAGCAATCATAAGGACAGAGGGAAGAATTTAAAGGGGACCTTGCTTCAATGTAAACAGCCAGTGTTTCAAGTGCCTGTCTGCAGTGCTGGACTCTGATTCAAACTTCTACCTCCACCAGTTTGGGAAAACTAATGTAACAGCCTGCTCATGTTTGTTGTAGCTTATTGGCTCAGATAATTGGTATTTGGTTTCGTGTGAATACTTGTATTGGTAACTGAAAAAGGTCTGCAGCATATACttggaaattgtatttttcttttttgacaatCACATTTTAAGTATAAATTGTAATAAAGGGTGTTGGGcaatttttaacatttttaaactttgttgGAACTCAAAGTTTTTCAAATTGTGTAATTTGGCCTCACTATTTAAGGTAAGTTAattcttctctctgcctctttttaCAGTCTTTTGTACAGTGCTATTCACACTGCACAGTGTTATTTTAAAACTCTTTCTTCGTTTGGgttaagatttaaaatgttatgtcagctttctgtctctttaaagatgttaattattttcaatttaatgtACAATTGAGGTGTGCTGGATCCCAGAGGAAAAACgctttgaaataataaaacaacagtaaacacaaaaaacagcattttcttttgtcaaaTAATCTTTATTGCTCAGATCCAGGTTGCTCAGCAATACAGTTCACTCACAACTCAAAACAACAGCTTGGCTGTTACCAGAAAGGCATGAATCCACGGGATGGATTAAAAATGGATCATATATGTCTGTCTAGCGCACAGTCACCGATTACCTTGAGGTGTCTGGGACCTTTTGGCCCGTGGGAAATGTAGGACTTGAGGGTTGAGACCTACTGAGGGCAAAAGGAATCTCCCAAATGGTGAAAAGCAGTTAAGAAATGGATCCATGGAAAACCACTACTGAAAGTCTAGTGCTATATAAAGTGTACATACTGGATCGCCTACAACAGTCTCATGCaatgctttgtgttttcccatttaacaacaagacaagacaaaaacactGCTGTGGTTCTGCATACATCCAACCAGACTTTACTAAATCCTTCCTTAGCTAACTATCTTTTTTGGATGGTTTTTGAATGCCCTCTTTATGTTCAATCGCAGAGGCCTGACCTGGTTTACTCTGTCGAACCACCTTTTATGCATCaaagattcatttatttttccatcatgATTCCAAAATCTGGTAAACATTCTAGTTAGGATAGTTTTCAACCACAACTTAACAACTAGTATTATTGGTAGTGATCTAACAGGAATGAATATTAAAGCAAAGAATCCCAGCTACTGCTCCTGACTAGATCATTAAATCAGTGTAAATGACGAGAAAAAACCAAATCAACAGGAAAATAAAGCCTAAACTATCCAACCACCATGTGATATGACTAACAACACATTACACCCTCAGTGATGTGTGTAATTGTGGTTCTCTGGTACTGAATAGTAATGCCTAGCAACACCCCACAAAACCTAGAAACACGAATCCTTGGAAGTAAAAATTCTAATTAAAAAGTAACTATTACGTTTGACAAGTTTTCTCCTCAGACAGCGGCCGGCCTACGGAGGTCTGAACAACCAGGACGCTGTGCTGACACCTACACAGTGAAACCGAACCAGCTGGAGGGAAACCTGCACTGACTGTGTAAAGATCCAAAAAcacaagagagacagagatctGAAGAGTCCTCTGCAATGCAAGAAAAGAACCTTCAAAACTGCACTCCAAAAAGCTAGTCCTGACAAGTCAAACCATGAGTGACAAACCGCAATTTCCAGCGCTACAGCGAAGAGCTGTTTTCTCCATGACATGCCCTACTACAGTGAAGCAGACCACCACAGGAGTCGCGCGTTTCGAGTTAAAGCACTGTACTGCATTTGTGTGGGTAAGGTCAGGGTATTTGAATCAGGTCTGTTGAGCGATCATCATCAGTATGAGGTACTGTACCGGCTGTGGGGAGGCTTGCTGTAACAGCCTCAGGCATTGTGTGAGTTCGATAGaccttttatgttttatttcagcacTACTAATCTGTGTTCACTGGGACAGCAATGATCCAGCTCATCTGATGACAGATCTGCccttggggaaaaaaataaaatcagctcTCAACAGTTAAAAGAAGTCCAAAGACAAACACTAATTTTCACtatatcattcatttatttaattatgtttcgCCCTACATTGGTTTTAGTAACTAAAGTCAGCCTTGGATTCTGAGAGGTAATTCTGAAATGTACAgcacatcaaa
This genomic stretch from Eleginops maclovinus isolate JMC-PN-2008 ecotype Puerto Natales chromosome 7, JC_Emac_rtc_rv5, whole genome shotgun sequence harbors:
- the tmem41aa gene encoding transmembrane protein 41A-A, encoding MRSLLGLLAVVAAASVYLYSLSLYLPAAPRRPPAARSHHEENGQPADSSEEPSRLKFPSDLEELRELAELLQFYKTEHTGYVLLLFCSAYLYKQSFAIPGSSFLNILAGAIFGPYQGLLLACVLTTVGSTICYLLSQAFGKRYIANLFPDKVSMLQRKVEENKDCLLFFLLFLRFFPMTPNWFLNMSAPIVNIPITFFFCSVFIGLLPYNFICVQTGVMLSEVASLDDLFSWDRLLQLLAIACMALLPGALIRRFSQKRLKLDFPSQNGLNTEKKVQ